The genomic interval AGCTATATTCCCATTGGATGCTCTGGCGGTTGCTAGCGCCTTTGCATCTGTCTCGCCGGTGCAACAGCGAGTTTCTGAAACCCTCGGAGCTTCCAACTCCGGGGGTTTCGCATTTTTAGGACAATGCAACGGATCGTAGGATTCTGGCAAGTTCTCGCATCTTGCCATCACCAGTAGCCTATCCTGGCCAGACATACCGAGCTGCTATTGCAACAGAAAGTTGAGTGAGGGCAAAGTCCTTAGTGTAGCTACAAAAAACTTGAAATCCATATTTTTTGTAGCTACATTAATTATATGGAAATTGAATATGACCCCGCGAAAAGGGAGAAAACCCTTCAAGAACGTGGCTTGGATTTCCATGATGCCAGTCTTCTCTTTTCCGGACGCACAGCCACATCACCGGATACGCGAAAAAACTACGGGGAAGACAGGTTCATAACAGCCGGGTTCATACGTGATAGACTGGTGGTGATGGTCTGGACGCCACGCGGAAAAGCCAAGCGCATAATCTCAATGAGGCATGCTCATGACACAGAAGAACGAATTTGGCG from Komagataeibacter sp. FNDCF1 carries:
- a CDS encoding BrnT family toxin, with protein sequence MEIEYDPAKREKTLQERGLDFHDASLLFSGRTATSPDTRKNYGEDRFITAGFIRDRLVVMVWTPRGKAKRIISMRHAHDTEERIWRQQMD